From a single Ciona intestinalis unplaced genomic scaffold, KH HT000120.2, whole genome shotgun sequence genomic region:
- the LOC100186572 gene encoding Down syndrome critical region protein 3 homolog, producing MATIEIKLNRPNKVYHEGETVTGAIIVESKTSLAYQSVSLIAEGVAALTLSAKSVGRLESMYNSVKPISLFGHSIELARQGKIPAGTKSFPFEIPLKPHGSIKWLLETYRGVYISVQYNIKCLLKRPLLNKDLTKETEIYIEYKSGDRANNKPIKFNINPNSIKNANSQAEIPRFSVRGRLDSSVCCLTKPMTGELVVEASENPIRSIELQLMRVETVGSPDGFAKEATEIQNIEIGCGDVCRGLSIPIFMIFPRMFACPTVDTPNFKIEFELNIVIVFEDDRMISENFPIKLTRF from the exons ATGGCAACTATAGAAATCAAGCTGAACAGACCAAACAAAGTTTATCACGAAGGG GAGACGGTTACTGGAGCTATTATTGTTGAATCCAAGACCTCACTTGCTTACCAATCTGTGAGTCTTATTGCTGAGGGTGTCGCAGCTTTAACGTTGAGCGCGAAAAGTGTTGGGAGGTTAGAGTCGATGTACAACAGCGTGAAACCAATATCATTGTTTGGACATTCTATTGAACTTGCAAGACAGGGaaa AATACCAGCGGGCACGAAAAGCTTTCCTTTTGAAATTCCATTAAAACCCCATGGAAGCATTAAATGGTTGCTGGAAACTTATAGGGGAGTTTACATCTCTGTGCAG TACAACATCAAGTGCCTGTTGAAACGACCATTGCTAAACAAGGATCTCACAAAAGAAACTGAGATTTATATTGAGTATAAAAGTGGGGATAGAGCAAATAACAAACCTataaagtttaacattaaTCCAAACTCTATAAAGAATGCAAATTCA CAAGCTGAGATCCCAAGATTCTCGGTCCGTGGTCGATTGGATTCTAGTGTTTGTTGCCTCACCAAACCAATGACAGGGGAACTTGTCGTCGAAGCTTCGGAAAACCCGATCCGTTCAATCGAGTTGCAACTAATGAGAGTGGAAACTGTGGGAAGTCCAGATGGTTTTGCTAAAGAAG CCACTGAGATCCAGAACATAGAGATTGGTTGTGGTGATGTATGCAGAGGACTGAGCATCCCTATCTTCATGATCTTCCCCAGGATGTTTGCTTGCCCTACAGTTGACACACCTAACTTTAAGATTGAGTTCGAACTTAACATTGTCATTGTGTTCGAAGACGACAGAATGATTAGCGAAAACTTCCCAATTAAACTCACCAGATTTTAA
- the LOC100184199 gene encoding transmembrane protein 165, which produces MRILLMLILNGVLLFVVPASCEVQAGDPMMDIKPIRADQPNIVRDMVGDGRWERDVHGDVKDTKLHDSPVNAVKSPYSLYSVGFVHAFVKAIMVIIVSEIGDKTFFIAAIFAMKHARSTVFAGAIAALGLMTFLSVVMGYATTIIPRSYTFYGSVILFVIFGAKMLHEGISMSPQGSQEEMEEVQAELKKKDEEIERASEVTQDVETGIIRGGYKVRKLLGVFSPVLIQAFTLTFLAEWGDRSQITTIVLAASEDALGVLVGAVIGHALCTGMAVIGGRMIAQKISVRTVTIIGGVFFIFNAVFSLLTGPGS; this is translated from the exons atgcgGATTTTATTAATGTTGATCCTCAATGGAGTTTTATTGTTCGTGGTCCCAGCATCGTGTGAAGTACAAGCAGGCGATCCTATGATG GATATAAAACCCATTAGAGCCGACCAACCTAATATTGTACGAGATATGGTCGGTGATGGGAGATGGGAAAGGGATGTTCATGGAGATGTTAAAGATACAAAGCTGCATGATTCACCTGTTAATGCTGTGAaaa GTCCCTACAGCTTGTACAGTGTCGGGTTCGTCCATGCATTCGTCAAAGCAATCATGGTTATAATCGTGTCAGAAATTGGAgacaaaacgttttttatcGCGGCCATATTTGCCATGAAACATGCAAGGTCGACTGTGTTTGCTGGAGCTATTGCAGCGTTAGGGCTGATGACGTTTTTATCAG TTGTGATGGGGTATGCAACCACCATAATACCGAGGTCGTATACGTTCTATGGATCGGTTATCCTGTTTGTGATCTTCGGAGCAAAGATGTTGCACGAAGGTATCTCGATGAGCCCGCAAGGATCGCAGGAGGAGATGGAAGAAGTCCAAGCCGAGTTGAAGAAGAAAGACGAAGAG ATTGAACGAGCATCGGAAGTAACCCAAGATGTAGAAACAGGAATCATAAGAGGGGGGTACAAAGTTCGGAAACTACTTGGGGTATTTTCCCCCGTTTTAATCCAGGCGTTCACGTTAACATTCCTAGCAGAATGGGGGGACAGATCGCAGATTACAACTATTGTACTTGCTGCTAGTGAG GATGCCCTCGGTGTGTTAGTTGGTGCAGTGATTGGGCACGCCTTGTGCACGGGTATGGCTGTTATTGGGGGGAGGATGATAGCGCAGAAGATATCTGTTAGAACAG TGACCATAATTGGAGgggtgttttttattttcaacgcCGTGTTCTCTTTGTTAACTGGCCCGGGATCTTAG